One segment of Ureibacillus thermophilus DNA contains the following:
- the tlp gene encoding small acid-soluble spore protein Tlp — translation MTNRKPNPDDRSDNVEKLQKMVQNTIENYREAETSMEFVGPEEREKIKAKNERRKKAIEGFRKEIKEEYAARENGEV, via the coding sequence ATGACAAACCGTAAACCGAATCCAGATGATCGTTCAGATAATGTAGAAAAATTACAAAAAATGGTACAAAATACAATCGAAAATTACCGTGAAGCGGAAACAAGTATGGAATTCGTTGGTCCTGAAGAGAGAGAAAAAATTAAAGCAAAGAATGAACGCCGCAAAAAAGCCATTGAAGGTTTCCGTAAAGAAATTAAAGAAGAATATGCAGCCCGTGAAAACGGAGAAGTATAA
- a CDS encoding HesB/YadR/YfhF family protein → MKIVISDEALSWFKAEMDATAGDYIRFFARYGGSSPFHEAFSLGLNREKPHDIGVETVIDGIHFYIEKDDEWFFNGHDLYVSIDPNTEELKYSYQK, encoded by the coding sequence ATGAAAATCGTCATTTCAGATGAAGCGCTCTCATGGTTTAAGGCAGAAATGGATGCAACAGCAGGTGACTATATTCGTTTTTTTGCTCGATATGGCGGCTCTTCCCCATTTCACGAAGCCTTTTCCCTTGGGTTGAACCGAGAAAAACCTCATGACATCGGTGTAGAAACAGTGATAGATGGCATTCATTTTTATATCGAAAAAGATGATGAATGGTTTTTCAATGGGCATGATTTATATGTTTCCATTGATCCAAACACTGAAGAACTAAAATATAGCTATCAAAAATAA
- the plsY gene encoding glycerol-3-phosphate 1-O-acyltransferase PlsY — protein MINMIAILCAYLIGSIPSGLWIGKLFYKTDIREHGSGNLGATNTFRVLGKKAGIVVTILDILKGTIATLLPTFAYFSDVTVHPLILGAIAAVGHMFPIFAGFRGGKAVATSGGVLLGYSWPFFIFLVIGFLILLKITKIVSLSSMLISVIAVIYSIIYWIATGDYALFILVVILATFIIYRHRSNIQRIKEGTEPKVKWL, from the coding sequence ATGATTAATATGATTGCAATACTTTGTGCGTATTTAATCGGTTCGATTCCATCTGGTTTATGGATTGGAAAACTTTTTTATAAAACAGACATCCGCGAACATGGCAGCGGAAATTTAGGGGCAACCAATACATTCAGGGTGCTTGGAAAAAAAGCAGGAATTGTGGTAACGATTTTGGATATCTTAAAAGGTACCATTGCCACACTTCTTCCGACTTTTGCTTATTTCAGTGATGTGACAGTACATCCGCTTATTTTGGGTGCCATCGCAGCCGTTGGACATATGTTTCCGATTTTTGCAGGTTTCCGAGGTGGAAAAGCCGTTGCCACTTCCGGCGGAGTATTGCTCGGATATTCTTGGCCATTTTTCATTTTTCTTGTCATTGGATTTTTAATTTTGTTAAAAATCACAAAAATCGTCAGCTTATCTTCCATGCTTATTTCTGTAATTGCTGTTATTTATAGTATTATTTATTGGATAGCAACAGGCGATTATGCATTATTTATACTGGTTGTAATTTTAGCAACATTCATTATTTATAGACATCGTTCTAATATACAACGCATTAAAGAAGGTACAGAACCTAAAGTAAAGTGGCTCTAA
- the parE gene encoding DNA topoisomerase IV subunit B, whose amino-acid sequence MAINQTELKYDADAIQVLEGLEAVRKRPGMYIGSTDSRGLHHLVYEIVDNAVDEALAGFGSHIIVKIHQDNSVSVRDFGRGMPTGMHKLGKPTPEIIFTVLHAGGKFGQGGYKTSGGLHGVGSSVVNALSKFLEVTIYRDGKIHRQRFENGGKPVTTLEIIGDTKETGTLVHFLPDDTIFSTTKFNYDTLAERLQESAFLLKGLKVELIDEREEGKHEIFHYESGIQAFVEYLNEEKDVMHPVKYVEGIHDEIEVEFAFQFNDGYAETILSFVNNVRTRDGGTHETGAKTALTRIFNEYARKVGLLKEKDKNLEGTDIREGLSAVISVRIPENLLQFEGQTKSKLGTPEARTAVEAVLSEKLLYILEENAELSATLVRKAIRAQQAREAARKAREEARSGKKGKKEKTILSGKLTPAQSRNPKKNELFLVEGDSAGGSAKQGRDRTFQAILPLRGKVINTEKAKLTDIMKNEEIATIIHTIGAGVGPDFNLEDAAYDKIIIMTDADTDGAHIQVLLLTFFYRYMRPLIEAGKVYLALPPLYKVSKGSGRNEIVEYAWTERELQEKIKKVGKGYIIQRYKGLGEMNADQLWETTMNPETRTLIRVTIEDGARAERRVTTLMGDKVEPRRKWIEANVDFGMEEDANTLVPDFILHKEEE is encoded by the coding sequence TTGGCAATCAATCAAACTGAACTCAAATATGATGCGGATGCCATTCAAGTTTTAGAAGGATTGGAAGCTGTACGGAAACGTCCAGGAATGTATATTGGTTCCACTGACAGCCGGGGACTTCACCACTTAGTTTATGAAATTGTTGATAATGCAGTGGATGAAGCTCTCGCTGGATTTGGTTCACATATCATTGTAAAAATTCATCAAGATAATTCGGTAAGCGTTCGGGATTTTGGTCGTGGAATGCCAACAGGGATGCATAAATTAGGCAAACCGACTCCTGAAATTATTTTTACCGTACTTCATGCAGGAGGGAAATTTGGTCAAGGGGGCTATAAAACGAGCGGTGGACTCCATGGAGTAGGTTCTTCCGTTGTAAATGCCCTTTCAAAATTTCTAGAAGTTACGATTTATCGAGATGGAAAAATCCACCGACAACGTTTTGAAAATGGCGGGAAGCCTGTAACGACCCTTGAAATCATTGGTGATACAAAAGAAACAGGAACGCTCGTTCACTTCTTGCCGGATGATACGATTTTCTCCACAACAAAATTCAATTATGATACATTAGCTGAACGTTTGCAGGAATCGGCCTTTTTACTAAAAGGATTGAAAGTGGAGTTAATTGATGAACGGGAAGAAGGAAAGCACGAAATCTTTCATTATGAAAGTGGCATTCAAGCATTTGTAGAATATTTAAACGAAGAAAAAGATGTCATGCATCCTGTGAAGTATGTGGAAGGGATTCATGATGAAATAGAAGTGGAATTTGCTTTTCAATTTAATGATGGTTATGCTGAAACGATTTTATCCTTCGTCAACAATGTACGCACCCGTGATGGAGGAACCCATGAAACTGGCGCCAAAACGGCATTAACTCGAATTTTTAATGAATATGCCCGCAAAGTCGGGCTGTTAAAAGAAAAAGATAAAAATCTGGAAGGAACGGACATTCGAGAAGGTTTATCTGCTGTTATTTCCGTTCGCATTCCGGAAAATTTGCTGCAATTTGAAGGGCAGACAAAAAGTAAACTCGGAACACCGGAAGCTCGTACAGCGGTGGAAGCGGTTTTATCAGAAAAATTGCTCTATATTTTAGAAGAAAATGCAGAATTATCCGCAACCCTAGTACGGAAAGCGATACGTGCTCAGCAAGCGCGGGAAGCGGCGAGAAAAGCTAGAGAAGAAGCGCGCAGCGGCAAAAAGGGCAAAAAAGAAAAAACAATTCTTTCGGGTAAATTAACCCCTGCCCAATCCCGCAATCCGAAAAAGAATGAATTATTCCTTGTCGAAGGGGATTCAGCTGGAGGATCAGCAAAACAAGGGCGAGACCGCACATTCCAAGCCATCTTACCGCTTCGTGGAAAAGTGATCAACACTGAAAAAGCAAAACTTACAGATATTATGAAAAATGAAGAGATTGCGACGATTATTCATACAATCGGCGCCGGCGTTGGCCCTGACTTTAATTTAGAAGATGCCGCCTACGATAAAATTATTATTATGACCGATGCAGATACAGACGGTGCCCATATCCAAGTTTTGCTACTCACATTTTTCTATCGCTATATGCGGCCATTAATTGAGGCGGGAAAAGTATATTTAGCATTGCCACCTTTGTATAAAGTGTCAAAAGGAAGCGGCAGAAACGAAATTGTAGAATATGCTTGGACTGAGCGAGAACTGCAAGAAAAAATCAAAAAAGTTGGCAAAGGATATATCATCCAACGTTATAAAGGTCTCGGAGAAATGAATGCTGATCAACTGTGGGAAACGACAATGAATCCTGAAACAAGAACGCTTATTCGAGTAACGATTGAAGACGGCGCCCGAGCAGAACGCCGCGTTACAACGCTAATGGGAGATAAAGTAGAACCCCGCCGCAAATGGATTGAAGCGAATGTAGACTTTGGGATGGAAGAAGATGCAAATACATTAGTACCAGATTTCATCCTGCATAAGGAGGAAGAATAA
- the parC gene encoding DNA topoisomerase IV subunit A has translation MALNERFHELTLEDVIGDRFGRYSKYIIQDRAIPDARDGLKPVQRRILYAMYREGNTHDKPFRKSAKTVGNVIGNYHPHGDSSVYEAMVRLSQDWKARYPLIEMHGNNGSIDGDPPAAMRYTEARLSPLAIEMLKDIDKQTVDFVPNFDDQDVEPTVLPAKLPNLLVNGATGISAGYATDIPPHNLLEVLDGILMRLDNPDCTVDDLMTVIKGPDFPTGAIIEGIDGIKKAYETGRGKIMIRSKATIEPIRGGKEQIVITEIPYDVNKAQLVKKIDEMRFDKRLEGIADVRDESDRTVGLRIVIELKKDVDGEAILNYLYKNTDLQITYNFNMIAIHNRRPTMMTLPLMLDAYIDHQKDVVTRRTKFDLQKAKDRLHIVEGLIKALSILDDVIQAIRSSKDKKDAKNNLQVKFKFTEQQSEAIVNLQLYRLTNTDITQLQKEHEELQKTTERLSKILSSEKELIKVIKKEIQELRKQFAEPRRSTIQAEIKEIKVSFDVLIPSEDVVVTVTKDGYVKRTSLRSYAASSPEDFAMKESDYLLFENTLNTQDGLLIFTNKGNYIYQPVHELPEIRWKDLGQHISSIVPIEEGEKVIGAVGVENFDDEKLLILTASKLGQVKLSKLNEFQVSRYSKPIKSMNLKNGDEMIYANLVTLGKEIILTSYLSYTVRFNLDEIPVTGIKTGGVKGINLKDGDMLAAVNIIDENSGEDVIVVTHRGAIKRMKISEIEQTGRAKRGLVILKELKKSPHRVFHVSIVKQEDTVLMATNKQVQESIAVEDLALADRYSNGSLKFDVKNDGDLLFVKILHPEKEEHQG, from the coding sequence ATGGCTTTAAATGAACGATTTCATGAATTAACGTTGGAAGATGTTATCGGTGACCGTTTTGGCCGTTACAGTAAATACATTATTCAAGATCGGGCCATTCCTGATGCCAGGGATGGTCTGAAACCCGTGCAGCGGAGAATTCTCTATGCCATGTATCGGGAAGGGAATACCCATGATAAACCCTTCCGAAAATCTGCGAAAACGGTCGGAAATGTAATAGGGAATTACCATCCTCATGGAGATTCCTCTGTTTATGAAGCAATGGTGCGCCTTAGCCAAGATTGGAAAGCCCGCTATCCATTAATTGAAATGCATGGGAATAATGGTTCGATTGATGGGGATCCTCCTGCTGCGATGCGTTATACAGAAGCCCGCCTTTCCCCATTGGCAATTGAAATGCTGAAAGATATCGATAAACAAACGGTCGATTTTGTCCCTAATTTTGATGACCAGGATGTTGAGCCAACCGTACTTCCTGCGAAACTTCCGAACCTGCTTGTAAACGGGGCTACGGGTATTTCAGCAGGCTATGCAACAGATATTCCTCCCCACAACTTATTAGAAGTGTTGGATGGAATACTGATGCGACTAGATAACCCGGATTGCACAGTCGATGATTTAATGACTGTCATCAAAGGACCTGATTTTCCAACTGGAGCTATAATTGAAGGAATCGACGGCATCAAAAAAGCTTATGAAACAGGTAGAGGAAAAATCATGATACGTTCAAAAGCCACAATCGAACCAATTCGTGGAGGCAAAGAACAAATCGTCATTACCGAAATTCCATATGATGTGAATAAGGCTCAGCTCGTTAAAAAAATAGATGAAATGCGCTTTGATAAACGGCTTGAGGGAATTGCAGATGTTCGAGATGAGTCGGACCGGACAGTAGGGCTTCGGATTGTCATTGAATTAAAGAAAGATGTAGATGGAGAAGCGATTTTAAACTATCTCTATAAAAATACGGATTTGCAAATCACCTACAACTTTAATATGATTGCTATTCATAATCGACGCCCTACTATGATGACGCTTCCTCTCATGTTGGATGCATATATAGATCATCAGAAAGATGTCGTGACAAGAAGAACGAAATTTGACCTGCAAAAAGCAAAAGATCGGCTACATATCGTTGAAGGGCTGATCAAAGCATTATCCATACTAGATGATGTTATTCAAGCCATTCGTTCATCAAAGGATAAAAAAGATGCAAAAAACAACTTGCAGGTGAAGTTCAAGTTTACAGAACAGCAGTCAGAAGCGATTGTCAACTTGCAACTATATCGCTTAACTAATACCGATATTACGCAATTGCAAAAAGAACATGAAGAATTGCAAAAAACGACGGAAAGATTATCGAAAATATTAAGCAGTGAAAAAGAATTAATTAAAGTCATTAAAAAAGAGATTCAAGAATTGCGAAAACAATTTGCAGAGCCGCGCCGTTCCACTATACAGGCGGAAATAAAAGAGATTAAAGTGTCCTTTGATGTTTTGATTCCAAGCGAAGATGTTGTTGTAACCGTAACAAAAGACGGATACGTAAAGCGAACAAGTCTTCGTTCTTATGCAGCGTCCAGCCCGGAAGATTTTGCAATGAAAGAATCGGATTATTTACTCTTTGAAAACACATTGAATACACAAGATGGTCTGCTAATATTTACAAATAAAGGCAATTACATTTATCAACCAGTGCATGAACTGCCGGAAATTCGTTGGAAAGATTTAGGGCAACACATATCCAGTATTGTTCCAATTGAAGAAGGAGAAAAGGTCATTGGGGCTGTTGGAGTTGAAAACTTTGATGATGAAAAGCTGTTAATTTTAACAGCTTCTAAATTAGGGCAAGTAAAATTGTCAAAGCTGAATGAATTTCAAGTTTCACGTTATTCAAAACCGATAAAATCAATGAACTTAAAAAACGGCGATGAAATGATTTATGCAAATCTCGTTACTCTTGGAAAAGAAATCATTCTTACTTCTTATTTAAGTTATACCGTTCGATTTAATCTGGATGAAATTCCAGTGACCGGTATAAAAACGGGCGGCGTTAAAGGGATTAATTTGAAAGATGGCGATATGCTTGCAGCAGTCAATATCATTGATGAGAACTCGGGAGAAGATGTCATTGTGGTAACCCATCGCGGGGCCATTAAACGAATGAAAATATCAGAAATTGAACAAACAGGTCGAGCCAAACGTGGATTAGTTATATTGAAAGAATTGAAGAAAAGTCCGCATCGAGTGTTTCATGTATCGATTGTAAAGCAGGAAGATACGGTGTTAATGGCAACAAATAAACAAGTTCAAGAAAGCATTGCCGTTGAGGATTTGGCATTGGCAGACCGATATTCAAACGGATCCCTTAAATTTGATGTAAAGAATGATGGTGATTTATTGTTTGTAAAAATCCTCCATCCTGAAAAAGAAGAACATCAGGGATAG
- a CDS encoding DMT family transporter codes for MGKYILSLDNRSKGFILVIVAALFWGISGTVSQYMFQQLHINTEWFTTCRLLLAGSLLLIIAFKNEGMHIFDIWKQKSDAFKLVIFGIVGMIGVQYTYLTAIAHGNAATATVLQYLGPGLVTMYYVLIAKRLPTLKELLAVFSALIGTFLLVT; via the coding sequence ATGGGAAAATACATTTTATCTTTGGATAATCGCTCTAAAGGATTCATCCTTGTTATAGTTGCTGCTCTGTTTTGGGGTATTTCGGGAACCGTTTCTCAATATATGTTTCAACAATTGCATATCAATACAGAATGGTTCACAACTTGTCGGCTGCTCCTTGCCGGATCCTTGCTATTAATCATTGCTTTTAAAAATGAAGGTATGCATATTTTTGACATTTGGAAGCAAAAGTCTGATGCATTCAAGTTGGTAATTTTCGGAATTGTTGGAATGATTGGAGTTCAATATACATACCTGACGGCAATTGCTCACGGGAATGCAGCAACAGCTACAGTTTTACAATATCTGGGTCCCGGTTTAGTTACAATGTATTATGTATTGATTGCAAAGCGGTTGCCTACTTTGAAAGAACTGTTGGCTGTCTTTTCTGCTCTAATCGGAACATTTTTGCTTGTAACGTAA